A stretch of the Candidatus Binataceae bacterium genome encodes the following:
- a CDS encoding MFS transporter yields the protein MAEGREASSAAPGELELEAAERGLLGIRWFNRDLGWLFVLRILRSIPQGYLGIILPLYLALLGYSAVALGTLLAFSALAAALISMLTGVLSDRFGRKTLIAIISLLFAVGGVGFAFARSFFWIVTFAAIGSIGRGGALAGGAWGPFYPAVQALVAEESSDYDRTTVFGVFSFVGVMAGAIGSLMAGLPTLTRHAVGLSELETYRGLFILSGFLGVVMAFAIMPVRERRPVPAEAFDATRHEPAVAVTRTLGLSRESWHLVIRFMITNSTNGLAIGMLGPFVVYWFYRRFGASSGELAGVFFIINLVSSIPYLAAGRIALMLGSVRAVVITRTISTVLLFGVVMVPTFGLAAILYGVRALFNLLSIPVRQSYLMGVIDPAERASASGFASFPSQVTSAIGPYLAGYFMEHLALALPLEFAAAMQGLNTFLFWIFFRRVYPPEELDSGAAK from the coding sequence TTGGCGGAAGGGCGTGAGGCCTCGAGTGCGGCCCCTGGCGAGTTGGAACTTGAGGCGGCCGAGCGGGGACTGCTCGGAATAAGGTGGTTTAACCGGGATCTCGGCTGGCTGTTCGTGTTGAGAATCCTGCGCAGCATCCCGCAGGGTTACCTGGGAATCATCCTGCCGCTGTATCTGGCGTTACTGGGGTACAGTGCGGTCGCGCTCGGAACTCTACTGGCTTTTTCGGCGCTCGCCGCCGCGCTGATCTCCATGTTGACCGGAGTTTTGTCAGATCGCTTCGGGCGCAAAACTCTCATTGCGATCATCTCGCTTCTATTCGCCGTCGGAGGCGTAGGCTTCGCCTTCGCCCGCAGCTTCTTCTGGATAGTGACCTTTGCCGCGATCGGCTCGATTGGGCGCGGAGGTGCGCTCGCCGGCGGCGCATGGGGTCCCTTTTATCCGGCGGTGCAGGCGCTGGTGGCTGAGGAGTCGAGCGACTACGACCGGACCACGGTCTTTGGGGTCTTCTCGTTCGTCGGAGTCATGGCGGGTGCGATCGGTTCCCTCATGGCGGGACTCCCCACACTGACCCGGCATGCGGTGGGGCTTTCGGAACTGGAAACCTACCGCGGGTTGTTTATTCTGTCGGGCTTTCTCGGGGTCGTGATGGCGTTTGCGATAATGCCGGTACGCGAGCGTCGACCGGTACCCGCGGAGGCCTTCGATGCGACGCGGCACGAGCCCGCGGTCGCGGTCACGCGTACGCTCGGACTGTCGCGCGAGTCGTGGCATTTGGTGATTCGGTTCATGATTACCAACTCCACGAACGGGCTTGCGATCGGAATGCTGGGTCCGTTCGTCGTCTATTGGTTCTATCGTCGGTTTGGTGCAAGTTCCGGCGAACTTGCCGGGGTGTTCTTCATTATCAATTTAGTGTCGTCCATTCCGTATCTTGCGGCGGGACGGATTGCGCTGATGCTGGGCTCGGTCCGCGCGGTCGTGATCACCCGGACGATCTCGACGGTGCTGCTGTTCGGCGTGGTTATGGTGCCGACCTTCGGGTTGGCGGCCATCCTGTACGGAGTCCGGGCACTGTTCAACTTGCTGTCAATTCCGGTGCGTCAATCGTACCTGATGGGAGTCATCGACCCGGCCGAGCGGGCAAGTGCCTCGGGCTTCGCGAGTTTTCCCTCGCAAGTCACCTCCGCGATTGGTCCTTACCTGGCCGGCTACTTCATGGAGCATCTCGCGCTCGCGCTGCCACTGGAGTTCGCGGCCGCGATGCAGGGGCTGAACACGTTCCTGTTCTGGATCTTCTTTCGCCGCGTGTATCCGCCTGAAGAGCTCGATTCGGGCGCGGCTAAATGA
- a CDS encoding DHA2 family efflux MFS transporter permease subunit, protein MSSGVATPRITLPRASDEYRTSGKWLVAGSVMIGTFLSVMDATVVNVAMPHMMGSFGQDLLTITWVSTAYSIAEIIMITMAAWWTMLLGRKQLFLVSMFLFIVGSVLAGTSKTFGQLIFYRVLQGIGGGSLMPCSQAIARETFPPAEQGMAMAIYSMGVVTAPAIGPVVGGWLVDNYGWQWVFYINVPFCVVGILMVSAFVHDPAYLKRGVAAIDWGGIMLLTVGLTAAQLVLERGEEVDWFASHWIVFGTVVAALALTGLVVWEMFFTDEPVVDFRLFRNVPLSVGCGLGVVIGFALFGSSFLLPQFTQELLNYPAYQAGLVLMPRALTMLLAMPIVGRLYNMVSPRMMIGAGVLLLAYAYWRLGHFTLYVGFWSFLPILVMSGIGMGASMVTLSTVSLSTIQRYAMTAASSLYTLTRREAGNVAYAALATLVARREQFHRSDLVDSISPTNPAFRRADAEFRSALLGAGLFSAPGQRRDLAMVNTLINRQSTMMAYNDCFWLVVPMFLIVLPLLFLLPKEGVPSGTVEQAGAH, encoded by the coding sequence ATGTCAAGCGGAGTTGCGACACCCCGAATAACCCTGCCCCGCGCTAGCGACGAATACCGCACCTCGGGCAAATGGCTGGTCGCCGGTTCCGTCATGATCGGAACCTTTCTCTCGGTGATGGATGCGACGGTGGTTAACGTCGCTATGCCGCACATGATGGGCAGCTTCGGACAGGATCTGCTCACCATCACTTGGGTGTCTACCGCTTACTCGATTGCCGAGATCATCATGATCACCATGGCGGCGTGGTGGACGATGCTGCTCGGCCGCAAACAGTTGTTCCTGGTTTCCATGTTCCTGTTTATCGTGGGCTCGGTGCTAGCCGGCACCTCAAAGACGTTCGGCCAGCTCATCTTCTACCGGGTGCTGCAGGGTATCGGCGGCGGCAGCTTGATGCCCTGCTCCCAGGCCATCGCGCGGGAAACTTTTCCGCCCGCGGAGCAGGGAATGGCGATGGCCATTTACAGCATGGGAGTCGTCACAGCCCCAGCGATCGGTCCGGTGGTCGGCGGTTGGTTGGTCGACAACTATGGCTGGCAATGGGTCTTTTACATCAACGTTCCGTTTTGTGTCGTGGGAATCTTGATGGTGAGCGCGTTCGTGCATGACCCCGCATATCTGAAACGCGGGGTCGCCGCGATCGATTGGGGAGGCATCATGTTGTTGACGGTCGGCCTCACCGCGGCGCAGCTGGTTCTCGAGCGCGGAGAGGAAGTCGACTGGTTCGCTAGCCATTGGATCGTTTTTGGGACAGTCGTGGCGGCGCTCGCGCTGACGGGGTTGGTGGTGTGGGAAATGTTCTTCACCGATGAACCAGTGGTAGATTTTCGCTTGTTCAGAAACGTCCCACTGAGCGTTGGCTGCGGCTTGGGTGTGGTGATCGGGTTCGCCTTGTTCGGGTCAAGCTTCCTGTTGCCGCAGTTCACGCAGGAACTGCTGAACTATCCTGCGTATCAGGCCGGCCTGGTTCTGATGCCACGTGCCTTGACCATGCTGCTGGCGATGCCCATAGTCGGGCGCCTTTACAATATGGTGAGCCCTCGCATGATGATCGGCGCGGGAGTGCTCTTGCTGGCATATGCCTATTGGAGGCTTGGACATTTCACGCTCTACGTCGGGTTCTGGAGTTTTCTGCCAATCCTCGTCATGAGTGGAATTGGCATGGGAGCATCGATGGTGACGCTTTCGACCGTTTCGCTCAGCACGATTCAGCGCTACGCGATGACGGCGGCTTCGAGCCTCTACACTTTGACTCGCCGCGAAGCGGGAAACGTGGCCTACGCGGCGCTGGCAACCCTGGTGGCACGCCGAGAGCAGTTCCATCGCTCGGACCTGGTCGATTCCATCTCCCCGACCAACCCCGCGTTCCGCCGAGCTGACGCGGAGTTTCGCAGCGCCTTGCTGGGCGCGGGATTGTTCAGTGCGCCCGGGCAGCGGCGCGACCTTGCCATGGTCAACACTCTGATCAACCGTCAGTCAACGATGATGGCGTACAACGATTGTTTCTGGCTGGTGGTGCCGATGTTCTTAATCGTACTGCCGTTGCTCTTTCTCCTACCGAAAGAGGGGGTTCCTTCCGGCACAGTCGAACAAGCGGGGGCGCATTGA
- a CDS encoding enoyl-CoA hydratase-related protein gives MANYETVIYEKVEDKIFRLTLNRPEKLNALSQKLLAELDQVMDEYSANPEASVLIIRGAGRAFSAGYDLQGTQQPGSTFTVTNDRLGLHRTIERWQRLWALPKPTIAQVHGFCLAGGTEFIGHCDIVFASEDAQFGHPAGRALGILPTLSMWPVLMGPRKTKEYFFTGDYMSAKEALEWHLVNRVYPREKLEEETLAYARRVALVPAELLMLHKAAVNRYLDILGIRAAEQSSADMDVIAHQTETVRNWMKASREKGLKSALTERDRPFAKKA, from the coding sequence ATGGCCAACTACGAGACGGTTATTTACGAAAAAGTCGAAGACAAGATTTTCCGGCTGACGCTGAATCGCCCTGAGAAGCTCAACGCGCTTTCGCAGAAGCTGTTGGCGGAGCTTGATCAGGTCATGGATGAGTATTCCGCCAACCCGGAGGCGAGCGTTCTGATTATCCGCGGCGCGGGCCGGGCATTTTCCGCGGGTTACGATCTGCAGGGAACCCAGCAGCCCGGGTCGACTTTCACCGTCACCAACGACCGGCTCGGTTTGCACCGAACCATTGAACGATGGCAGCGGCTGTGGGCCTTGCCAAAGCCGACCATCGCCCAGGTCCATGGATTCTGTCTGGCCGGCGGCACCGAATTCATCGGCCACTGCGACATCGTGTTTGCGAGTGAGGACGCGCAGTTTGGACATCCCGCCGGACGCGCGCTCGGAATCTTGCCAACTCTTTCCATGTGGCCGGTGCTCATGGGTCCGCGCAAAACTAAGGAATATTTCTTTACTGGCGACTACATGAGCGCCAAGGAAGCGCTGGAATGGCACCTGGTGAATCGTGTCTACCCCCGCGAGAAGCTCGAGGAGGAAACCCTTGCCTACGCGCGACGCGTGGCACTGGTACCGGCCGAGCTACTGATGCTGCACAAGGCGGCGGTCAACCGCTACCTGGACATTCTCGGCATCCGAGCGGCCGAGCAATCCTCGGCTGATATGGACGTGATCGCGCACCAAACAGAGACGGTGCGAAACTGGATGAAGGCGAGCCGTGAGAAAGGTCTCAAATCCGCACTCACCGAGCGTGACCGTCCGTTCGCAAAGAAAGCATAG
- a CDS encoding alpha/beta hydrolase encodes MAIREFAHSKDGLKLRYEVRGSGTPVALIMGFSGSGRAWSERFLNLLDKHFRLVVIDNRGTGESDKPDVAWTLRDMADDIAAVLDHAKLSHTHIFGISMGGMIGQEYALAYPERVQRLVLGCTNCGMSHSIPGKPEDLARLMPQPGMSPADAARAAFSVACGKAFTASEAGQKFIDEQLIEAAKYPITPPHTFMRQFGAISGFDSFARLAKIKAPTLIFQGDDDAIVPVQNADVLNQSIAGSRKHILKGIGHMFFWEAPEEATRVAIDFLTAS; translated from the coding sequence GTGGCGATACGCGAGTTCGCACATAGCAAGGACGGCTTGAAACTTCGCTACGAAGTTCGCGGGTCGGGCACACCGGTAGCGCTCATCATGGGGTTCAGCGGTTCGGGGCGCGCGTGGAGCGAACGATTTCTCAACCTGCTGGATAAGCATTTCAGGCTCGTTGTGATCGACAACCGCGGCACCGGCGAGAGTGACAAGCCGGACGTCGCCTGGACGCTGCGGGACATGGCGGATGATATTGCGGCGGTGCTCGACCACGCCAAGCTTTCGCACACGCACATCTTTGGCATTTCTATGGGGGGTATGATTGGGCAGGAGTATGCGCTGGCCTACCCGGAGCGCGTCCAACGGCTGGTGCTCGGATGTACCAACTGCGGCATGTCGCACTCGATTCCGGGCAAACCCGAAGACCTTGCCAGGCTTATGCCGCAGCCGGGAATGTCGCCTGCGGATGCCGCCCGTGCGGCGTTTTCTGTCGCATGCGGAAAGGCATTTACCGCCTCGGAGGCGGGTCAGAAGTTCATCGATGAGCAGCTGATCGAGGCGGCCAAGTATCCGATCACCCCGCCGCACACCTTCATGCGGCAGTTCGGCGCGATCAGTGGGTTCGACAGCTTTGCACGCTTGGCGAAGATCAAGGCGCCCACTCTGATCTTTCAGGGTGACGACGACGCCATTGTCCCGGTGCAGAACGCGGATGTGCTTAACCAGAGTATCGCGGGTTCGCGCAAGCATATCCTCAAGGGCATCGGTCACATGTTTTTTTGGGAAGCGCCCGAGGAGGCAACCCGAGTCGCAATCGATTTTCTTACGGCCAGTTAG
- a CDS encoding LLM class F420-dependent oxidoreductase — protein sequence MKIGVLAFVASFTAHPVAIARKCEALGFESFWLPEHAIMPVNPKTPFPLGDGKIPEVYAHMIDPFVGLALAAGATNRIKLGTGICLVPERDPFNLAKEVATLDYYSGGRVLFGIGAGWLRDESEIMGVDFRRRWPMTREYIRAMKELWTREEASFEGEFVKFPALRSNPKPAQKPHPPVHIGAGGERALRNTALIGEGWAPIALNPDDLKTELAKLRQLCAEVNRDFSKLEITIFSPVGGKDSRAAVEAYRAAGAHRLILFPPTLAPDKYEAELEELARSWIV from the coding sequence ATGAAAATCGGAGTGCTGGCGTTCGTGGCGTCGTTTACCGCTCATCCCGTCGCGATCGCGCGCAAGTGCGAGGCGCTGGGGTTTGAGTCTTTTTGGCTGCCCGAGCATGCGATAATGCCGGTCAACCCCAAGACCCCGTTCCCACTGGGCGACGGCAAAATCCCGGAAGTCTACGCGCACATGATCGATCCGTTCGTGGGACTTGCGCTCGCCGCCGGTGCGACCAATCGCATCAAGCTCGGTACGGGAATTTGTCTCGTGCCCGAACGTGATCCCTTCAACCTGGCCAAAGAGGTCGCGACCCTCGACTACTACTCGGGTGGGAGGGTGTTGTTCGGAATCGGCGCGGGTTGGCTGCGCGACGAGAGCGAGATCATGGGCGTCGATTTTCGCCGACGCTGGCCGATGACTCGCGAGTATATCCGCGCGATGAAGGAACTATGGACGCGGGAGGAAGCGAGCTTCGAAGGGGAATTCGTGAAGTTTCCGGCGCTTCGCAGTAATCCCAAGCCGGCGCAAAAGCCGCATCCGCCGGTGCACATCGGTGCCGGTGGCGAGCGTGCGCTTCGCAACACTGCGCTGATTGGCGAGGGATGGGCGCCGATCGCGCTCAACCCGGACGATCTCAAGACCGAACTGGCGAAGCTCCGTCAGCTGTGCGCAGAAGTGAATCGCGATTTCTCGAAGCTGGAAATAACCATCTTCTCGCCGGTGGGCGGCAAAGATTCGCGGGCCGCGGTCGAGGCCTATCGGGCGGCGGGCGCACATCGACTGATTCTATTCCCGCCCACGCTGGCGCCGGACAAGTACGAAGCGGAATTGGAGGAGCTGGCGAGAAGCTGGATCGTCTGA
- a CDS encoding HAD-IIIA family hydrolase — MAGITGNKGLFLDLGGTLVRLDHDSEMPVDAGGKIIVELLPGVAKKLAPIRDHLLLVVTNQSKIKRGRFTMATVEAALSELDHQLGDILTAWQICPHDDADKCHCRKPQGGMITELAEVYGVDLKTSTMVGDQELDERAARAAGVGKFVYAKDFFGW, encoded by the coding sequence ATGGCGGGCATCACCGGAAACAAAGGGTTGTTTCTCGACCTGGGCGGCACCCTAGTGCGGCTCGACCACGATAGCGAGATGCCGGTCGATGCCGGGGGCAAGATCATTGTGGAGCTGCTCCCGGGCGTAGCAAAAAAACTGGCCCCTATTCGCGATCATTTGCTTCTCGTCGTGACCAACCAATCCAAGATCAAGCGGGGACGCTTCACCATGGCCACGGTTGAAGCCGCGCTGAGCGAACTCGATCACCAGCTCGGCGATATTCTCACCGCCTGGCAAATCTGCCCCCACGACGATGCCGACAAGTGCCATTGCCGCAAGCCGCAGGGCGGAATGATTACCGAACTGGCGGAAGTCTACGGCGTGGATCTGAAAACCTCGACGATGGTCGGCGATCAGGAACTCGACGAGCGGGCCGCCCGCGCCGCAGGCGTAGGCAAGTTCGTCTACGCCAAGGATTTCTTCGGCTGGTAG
- a CDS encoding aspartate aminotransferase family protein: MTPKVKLHSIKTAIPGPESRKIYDEEQKYVASGRQRVSQLAGIALDHGEGATLTDADGNTYIDLYAGIAVASLGHGHPRVAKVIGKQIERLSVGTFATKERSEAFRLLSEVAPKGLNRSHLYSGGAEAVEAGLRLARSATKKHEVVSFWGGFHGKTGGVLGLIGDESKKGYGPLPGGRYQVPYADCYRCPFKLTHPSCGLLCVEFARDQIKNSSAGDVAAVLVEPMQGTAGNVIPPDDWLPAIKSVAKENGALLIADEMITGFGRTGKMWGIDHTGVEPDIVTLGKGMGAGFPVSAVLMSEQLGKSEPFGKPSASSSSYGGNPLAAAAVAETIKIINDEKLVDNSRKIGGQMLHRLNTLKEKYEFIGDVRGKGLLIGIDLVRDLKTREPLSRRVTEQIFLEALRRGVITMTYFPRVRINPPLVISEEQAETGVAILDEVFTHVRDHLDWRAA; encoded by the coding sequence ATGACACCGAAGGTTAAACTGCACTCCATCAAGACCGCTATTCCAGGACCTGAATCGCGCAAGATCTACGACGAAGAACAGAAGTACGTCGCATCCGGACGCCAACGGGTCTCGCAATTGGCGGGCATCGCGTTGGACCATGGTGAAGGCGCCACCCTCACCGATGCCGATGGCAATACCTACATCGACCTGTACGCGGGCATCGCGGTTGCAAGCCTCGGCCACGGCCATCCGCGGGTGGCGAAAGTCATCGGCAAACAGATCGAGCGCCTGTCGGTGGGAACCTTTGCCACCAAGGAACGCAGCGAGGCCTTCAGGCTACTGTCGGAAGTCGCCCCGAAGGGTTTGAATCGTTCGCATCTGTATAGTGGCGGGGCCGAGGCAGTCGAGGCGGGTCTGCGCCTGGCGCGTTCCGCGACCAAGAAGCACGAGGTCGTCAGCTTCTGGGGTGGATTTCATGGCAAGACCGGTGGGGTACTTGGCCTGATTGGCGACGAGTCGAAGAAGGGTTACGGACCACTGCCTGGCGGACGCTACCAGGTGCCCTACGCGGATTGTTATCGCTGCCCATTCAAGTTGACGCACCCCTCGTGTGGCCTGCTGTGCGTCGAGTTTGCGCGCGACCAAATCAAGAATTCCTCGGCGGGAGACGTCGCGGCAGTGCTGGTCGAGCCCATGCAGGGGACCGCCGGCAACGTAATCCCGCCGGATGATTGGCTGCCCGCGATCAAGTCGGTCGCAAAGGAAAACGGTGCGCTGCTGATTGCCGACGAAATGATTACCGGCTTTGGCCGCACCGGCAAGATGTGGGGCATCGATCATACCGGGGTAGAGCCCGATATCGTTACCCTCGGCAAGGGAATGGGCGCAGGCTTCCCGGTGTCCGCGGTGCTCATGAGCGAGCAGCTTGGCAAGTCGGAGCCGTTCGGCAAGCCGAGCGCATCGTCCTCGAGCTACGGTGGTAATCCACTTGCCGCGGCGGCAGTCGCAGAGACCATCAAGATCATCAATGACGAAAAGCTCGTCGACAACTCACGCAAGATCGGCGGCCAGATGCTGCACCGCTTGAACACGCTCAAGGAGAAGTACGAGTTCATCGGCGACGTCCGCGGGAAAGGGCTGCTGATCGGAATCGATCTGGTGCGCGATCTCAAGACCCGCGAACCCTTAAGCCGCAGGGTGACGGAGCAGATTTTCCTGGAAGCGCTACGCCGCGGAGTGATCACGATGACCTACTTTCCGCGCGTCAGGATCAATCCGCCGCTGGTCATCAGCGAAGAACAGGCCGAGACCGGCGTGGCGATCCTCGACGAAGTCTTCACGCACGTTCGCGATCATCTGGACTGGCGCGCTGCGTGA
- a CDS encoding NTP transferase domain-containing protein encodes MVAEFQGAIIAAGRGARLRASSGVELPKPLVQVGGISLLARQAAAMLSSGAREVLAVVNSETASLARGMSFPRQLRMIVRDTESSMESLLVLGESLVAGHFLLATVDTMVPDHEFRRFVTQARAATVPMPRDGMLAVAKWRGDRKPLFAEVTKAGLITSLGRRESSLVTAGLYWLPTTIFRWSAAARERKLGALRAFLQMLLEEQIRLAAIEVEGAIDIDEAADLEAARRMLAG; translated from the coding sequence ATGGTAGCCGAGTTCCAGGGCGCGATAATCGCCGCGGGTCGCGGCGCGCGACTGCGCGCCTCCAGCGGTGTGGAGCTGCCCAAGCCGCTGGTCCAGGTTGGCGGTATCTCGCTGCTGGCGCGCCAGGCAGCCGCGATGCTGTCCTCGGGCGCGCGCGAGGTGCTGGCGGTAGTGAATTCGGAAACCGCTTCCCTGGCGCGCGGGATGAGCTTCCCGCGGCAGCTGCGAATGATTGTTCGCGACACCGAAAGCTCAATGGAATCGCTGCTGGTACTCGGAGAGTCGTTGGTGGCGGGACATTTTCTGCTTGCCACCGTAGACACAATGGTTCCGGACCACGAATTTCGTCGGTTTGTTACCCAGGCGCGAGCCGCGACAGTGCCCATGCCCAGGGATGGGATGCTGGCGGTTGCAAAATGGCGCGGCGACCGCAAGCCGCTTTTCGCAGAAGTAACCAAGGCGGGCTTGATAACCTCGCTGGGACGACGCGAGAGTTCGCTGGTCACGGCCGGATTGTACTGGTTGCCGACGACGATCTTCCGCTGGTCGGCGGCTGCTCGCGAACGCAAACTGGGGGCTCTCCGCGCATTTCTACAGATGTTGCTTGAAGAACAAATTCGTCTCGCGGCCATCGAAGTCGAGGGAGCGATCGATATAGACGAAGCTGCCGACCTCGAGGCCGCGCGCCGGATGTTAGCGGGTTGA
- a CDS encoding HAD family hydrolase, whose product MLSALLLDFGGTLDGPLHWLDRFLGEYRAVGIEITREELDGAFEHATQAGYRAGRVIRRFGMVDLVRFLVGNQVEFLTHAGPQRLRERFVSSDAKGRHRTVEQVTAGFVGATREGLDANRGILKALKGRFRIGVVSNFYGNLDRILKEAGMAKMIDSITDSSEVGIFKPQPGIFEAALRGVGVPPAAAAMVGDSPDKDCVPAHRLGLTTVWYRAGGSGDGRQCASADYTIASLGELESIRW is encoded by the coding sequence ATGCTCTCGGCTCTTCTTTTGGACTTCGGCGGTACGCTCGATGGGCCGCTGCACTGGCTCGATCGGTTCTTGGGCGAGTATCGAGCGGTGGGTATCGAAATCACGCGCGAGGAGCTGGATGGCGCCTTCGAGCATGCAACTCAAGCGGGGTACCGGGCCGGCAGGGTGATCCGTCGCTTCGGGATGGTCGATTTGGTCCGTTTCCTGGTCGGCAATCAGGTCGAGTTTCTCACCCACGCAGGTCCGCAACGGCTACGCGAGAGGTTCGTATCATCGGATGCCAAGGGGCGCCATCGAACCGTCGAGCAGGTAACCGCAGGCTTCGTTGGCGCAACGCGAGAGGGCCTGGACGCGAATCGGGGAATTCTTAAGGCGCTCAAGGGGCGCTTTCGGATCGGGGTGGTGTCAAACTTCTACGGAAATCTCGACCGGATTTTGAAAGAAGCCGGCATGGCGAAAATGATTGACTCGATTACGGATTCCAGCGAGGTGGGCATCTTCAAGCCGCAACCGGGAATCTTTGAGGCGGCGTTACGCGGGGTGGGCGTGCCGCCGGCGGCCGCTGCGATGGTAGGTGATTCACCGGACAAAGACTGCGTGCCCGCACACCGGCTGGGCCTTACCACCGTGTGGTATCGCGCGGGCGGGTCGGGCGACGGCCGGCAATGCGCGAGCGCGGACTACACGATCGCTTCACTCGGCGAACTCGAGAGCATCCGATGGTAG
- a CDS encoding ABC transporter substrate-binding protein, with amino-acid sequence MACATSLFLAVFATLQSSSASVNGSATATVNQLLATIGKLRTTTDPGERHKLVTSMDASLAIQKLSQQALGAQWSKLDSRERTHFVALVTQLLEKIAYPNAARFFSSFQVKVLGEDAEGGQHIVRTLVTRPDGGAVAIDYILEPTDGRWLIVDVILDRQSLVASMTSQIQATLKASSYRGLVGQMQERLAQNGASPSP; translated from the coding sequence TTGGCCTGTGCGACTTCGCTATTCCTCGCCGTGTTCGCAACTTTGCAGTCGTCGTCCGCGAGCGTTAACGGCTCGGCCACCGCCACCGTCAATCAACTGCTTGCAACCATAGGCAAGCTGCGTACCACGACCGACCCCGGGGAGCGGCACAAACTCGTCACTTCGATGGACGCATCGCTGGCGATTCAAAAGCTCAGCCAGCAGGCACTTGGCGCGCAATGGAGCAAACTCGATTCCAGAGAACGAACGCATTTTGTCGCCCTGGTGACGCAATTGCTCGAGAAAATCGCCTATCCTAATGCCGCCCGTTTCTTTTCGAGCTTCCAGGTAAAGGTTCTGGGTGAAGATGCGGAAGGCGGCCAACACATTGTAAGAACTCTGGTCACCCGGCCGGACGGTGGAGCCGTGGCAATCGACTACATTTTAGAGCCGACCGATGGTCGATGGTTGATCGTTGACGTCATCCTAGACCGCCAGAGCCTCGTCGCCAGCATGACTTCACAAATCCAGGCGACGCTTAAGGCCAGTTCCTATCGCGGACTGGTCGGTCAGATGCAGGAGCGACTAGCACAGAACGGCGCGAGCCCGTCGCCCTGA
- a CDS encoding CDP-alcohol phosphatidyltransferase family protein → MAIETALISAPSRSDNRIFGRYLLERVILACERAGVRRFFIQAPASRRSEVESSLGSFRSRSEVTVVDRLELSLDGIDPDSPCISFAGNLVFSKLQLKRVLDSAAQAPNRVFRFSSSDADHGGEIAVGPMRRLLERGGLRNEPLRRSTGELPFALNGRPEDRDEAELRLARSLRHETAGTDALLARLLDRKLSWRISLRLARTRITPNQVTIANTCVGLACALMFAIPSYGWRLLASVLFLASTTIDGIDGELARLQMRETEWGGRLDVITDNVVHIAIFVGIFVGVYRASTDPIFLWLLPLQLAGFALAALSTFMALRIRGPQARQWIEKVERISGRDFAYLLIGFALFNRLEWFCWGTTFGIYVFALVLIWLTVRRRRVESVE, encoded by the coding sequence TTGGCAATTGAAACCGCACTGATCTCGGCGCCTTCGCGCAGCGACAACCGCATTTTTGGCCGGTATCTGCTCGAACGGGTAATCCTCGCATGCGAACGCGCGGGGGTGCGGCGCTTTTTCATTCAAGCGCCGGCCAGCCGCCGCTCCGAGGTCGAGTCCTCGCTCGGTAGTTTCCGCAGTCGCTCCGAAGTGACCGTGGTCGACCGCCTCGAACTTTCGCTGGATGGAATCGACCCCGACTCACCCTGTATATCGTTTGCTGGAAATCTGGTTTTTTCGAAGCTGCAGCTGAAGAGGGTTCTCGATAGTGCGGCTCAGGCCCCGAACCGGGTGTTCCGATTCTCGAGCAGCGACGCCGATCACGGTGGTGAAATCGCGGTTGGGCCAATGCGACGTCTGCTCGAGCGGGGCGGGCTGCGAAACGAGCCGCTGCGTCGCTCGACCGGAGAACTGCCCTTTGCCCTGAACGGACGCCCCGAGGATCGGGATGAAGCGGAGCTTCGGCTCGCGCGTTCACTCCGTCACGAGACCGCGGGCACCGATGCTTTGCTTGCGCGCTTGCTCGATCGCAAGCTGTCGTGGCGTATCAGCCTGAGGCTCGCGCGAACCCGGATAACCCCGAACCAAGTAACCATTGCGAATACTTGTGTCGGATTGGCGTGCGCCTTGATGTTCGCGATTCCCAGTTACGGCTGGCGGTTGCTTGCATCCGTGCTGTTCCTGGCCTCAACAACAATTGACGGAATTGATGGTGAACTGGCGCGGCTGCAGATGCGTGAGACCGAGTGGGGTGGCAGACTCGATGTGATCACGGACAATGTTGTCCACATCGCCATCTTTGTCGGAATCTTCGTCGGCGTTTATCGCGCCAGTACCGATCCGATATTCCTCTGGTTGTTGCCGCTCCAGCTCGCAGGGTTTGCGCTCGCCGCACTCTCGACCTTCATGGCTCTTCGAATCCGAGGACCGCAAGCAAGGCAGTGGATTGAAAAGGTCGAGCGCATAAGCGGCCGGGACTTCGCCTATCTGCTGATCGGGTTTGCGCTTTTCAATCGATTGGAGTGGTTTTGCTGGGGCACCACGTTTGGTATTTACGTGTTCGCGTTGGTCTTGATCTGGCTGACCGTCCGCCGCCGGAGGGTTGAGTCAGTGGAGTGA